A region of Cucumis melo cultivar AY chromosome 2, USDA_Cmelo_AY_1.0, whole genome shotgun sequence DNA encodes the following proteins:
- the LOC103492372 gene encoding guanine nucleotide-binding protein subunit gamma 3-like produces the protein MAARSVYSSSVSSLPPPSPKSPPEYPDLYGKRREIANIQTLEREIGFLEDELKSLQSLQPVSICCKEINDFVTANSDPLTSTCRVKQQRCRIWKWLCGFPCFNLSWLCCCSCTECSVYLEMPRCCGCKPCKFPSCLRCCSMPKCSFFSCPTLSCCRNFSCRRLCCFLSLPSISCPHCCSCCECKCSCNCSFPKCSQVPSCRLCTKSCCNPCSLCCCF, from the exons ATGGCTGCTCGGTCGGTTTACTCTTCATCAGTGTCTTCGCTACCACCCCCGAGTCCAAAATCTCCGCCTGAGTACCCTGATTTGTATGGGAAGCGTCGAGAGATAGCTAATATTCAGACGCTTGAAAGAGAAATTGGCTTTCTTGAG GACGAACTAAAATCCCTTCAAAGTCTTCAACCCGTCTCAATATGCTGCAAAGA GATTAACGACTTTGTAACAGCAAATTCAGATCCATTGACGTCTAC TTGCAGGGTGAAACAACAGCGATGTCGCATCTGGAAATGGTTATG TGGGTTTCCTTGCTTTAATTTGTCGTGGCTATGCTGCTGCTCTTGCACCGAGTGCTCTGTCTACCTAGAGATGCCTCGCTGCTGTGGTTGCAAACCATGTAAATTCCCATCATGTTTAAGGTGTTGTAGTATGCCAAAGTGTAGTTTCTTCTCTTGTCCCACTTTGTCCTGCTGTAGAAACTTCTCGTGCCGTAGATTGTGTTGTTTTTTATCATTACCTTCAATCTCATGCCCCCACTGTTGCAGTTGCTGCGAATGCAAATGCAGCTGTAACTGCTCTTTTCCAAAATGTTCACAGGTACCTTCTTGTCGTCTTTGTACAAAGTCTTGTTGTAACCCTTGCTCTTTATGTTGTTGCTTTTAG